CTAAAGCTAATGGATAAGGATAATATTAAGCTTAGCTACTgacattattcaatattattgtgatatagATCCACGGTGTGACGTCATATGCAGTTATGGATAATATCCTAATCATGGTTTTCAGATACCGTAGTAGAATTCGTAAAACATATGATACTCAATCGTATATTATCTACAACCATGGTTCCGATCAGTGGCAACCACACATTATCAtcttactattattgttataatatatttatttatttatttatttattattattattattaatgtcaaTAGATGATTAATTAAGCTGCAGCTCTGATCtataaacttattacttatattacaaatatataccgtgcatactataataattattattttcaatttcaaaaatcaccACTGTCTACCTTTTCGATTATTAACTTACAATTTATGACTGTGCAGCGTGCACAGTAGTACAGTACACGATGTTAAATTTGTCATGGTTTTCGTCATTCTGTATTGATACGTGGTAGTTGGCACTCACTAAATTAATGTAGGACAATCccctgtacattttaaaatctgatTCGATCCTGTCTGCGTATTCTACCAAAATTATCTGCCTTATGTCAATTGTACCGACTATCTAAACCATCAGTTGAACTCCCGAAAAGATAATTGAATTTGTCTAAAAGTTTACTTGAAAACAACTTTttccactattttttttttattatttattaaaattaaaatatttcagcaTATTACATGCTATTACAAGTTTGATTacctacaaattacaatttttaattacagtaaGTTATTGATCTTCATCTTCGCTTGATTCTGAAAGAAAGAGATCTTGCGGTAGACGTCGTTttaaacaatgattttttgttttgttaccCAGATTGTAGAATCGTAAGCCATTGGATGTGTTTAGATTTGAgagaaaatgtttgaattagatttttatccAGTCTCGAATTAAAAGGATTCCTGTATCATGAATTTGTCTATTCTTCATAAACTAAGGGGCTTTTAGACTAGACATATTCTCAAGAATTTGTTttgaagaattttaattttgttggtTTTAGTAGAAgaacactatttttaaaatagaactCCTGACCCTTACAAAATTagatttctttattttgaatattaaaaattttaaaatgtttatggaCCATAAGTTAtggttatgatttataaaatatctaaaatagaaATGTAAGAAAGTCATTTtcaagtaaatttttaaacgaattaaaatatcagaaatttttttggataaatataggctaattaatacaattggcAAAAGACTTAGGATTGATACTAAAAAACGAAACAATAACAATCAATGTAATTTACAGAATTATTAACGGTAATCACTAATTGGTATAAAACGACCCgggaaaaaaaagttaattttgataaaaagttattgaaataataaatttgccgtcataaataaaatcatttttaaatgtatctatatagaAATTCGAAAACACACTTGTTGAAATAAACTTAGACTTTacatacagagtgattcttttatcataaaacacttattatttcaaaaagtcttcatgtttttgaaaatatttttaacgtttttattaaaaaattatatttttaaatattttttttaagttttttactttttagaatgacaacatagagttttaatttcatattccaaagcacaataattttctgagtattttgatacataaaaatcgaatttagggcgaatagtttatgagttataagtatttatagttttgataCGTGGTGGTACAGCGggttaccccgcaaaatgtttgtccactactccgcttgtctaaaccttaaatacatatatatatgtattttttcatgttaaatatgtaataaataataatatttaagttgtatttattaatacaatgatacctgtggGCTGCGATAAACCAAattgtatcattaaaaatgtaatcgcAAGACGTTCACTGGGtatattacgaaaaaaaaaaaatatatatgttgaattacagaatataaattcaaaccaTTATGTGAAGAATATTTAAGTAGGGAAAGagattatttatctatttttttaatagccaTAGCTTATACTATTCAATATCTATGattcatgtttattattatttactcattTAACTTAACAATtgacttataatataggtactttagtacttatacttaaattaatatttggaattttgaagtaaaatgcatttaatgtttttttcttagaaTCATTATTAACTACACGCCGACTGCTGGAGTACTTCACTATGGCGCTATATTTCTTTTACTTACAATCACTGAATCATCTGAAtcgcacatacacacacatacattcaTAATGATCACTGATTAATCGTTTGAGTTTCTGAGCATTTAGCCAAACACTAATAAGTACACATTTCCACGAGTACATTTAgaaaattgcataatatatgcattatacatctttaaaaaagacaatattgagcttttttactaattattaatttataccattacttaataaaataaagaatgtgTTGTTCAATGTGAGCTATAAAAGTCatctttcaaataaaaaattgattatcaaAATCCAACAACTCTAAAAGATCTGATAATTTTTCCGgtgaagttattattattaatgtaatttgctTTTATTATACGCCATATTCATCCCTTAACAGGTATCAAGGTATAGATtagtaaaaaactattttatttaaaatggaaacataatatataatatattataaaatgcctataatttttaaattgttacagAACTatgaaaaacttgaaaaatcaacacaattttacattttacaattcatttaaatttgaaattggcAGAAGTAGTAGTAGTGgtggtattataggtattactaaattactaaaatataaaatttatccaAAACCCAATCaatgatttcataatttaaacatgaaaaggaaacaaaatgtttgtctTAAACAATGGATAAGATTTACTACACGGCCGAAACTAGTCAAGGGGTAACGAACAACAGTTACCACTCATTAATAGTGCCGATATCGGTAATTCCAACATAAAATTGatgttcaataattaaacatattaaattgtaacgtCTACCTAACACAAAAAATCGactgtttagtattttttactctccttaagtatttaaataaataaggttTAAACATGTATGGAAAGTGACAAGTGTGAATGTGAAACGGTGTAGTCACCGAAATTTCATTTGTTCTGTATTTTTTCGTACTGCATAGGTAATTTAGCGCGTGTGTAATAACGATatgacgttattattatatataatatagtttttcacAGATTTTAGACGATTACGATATATCGGTTGACGGTtttcgaataataaatatagactaattttagtaataaacttTGTAATAACAGTAAAACCACAGACTTTTCCATAGCAGTATTGAAGTCtgcgagtaataataatgataattgacCTTCGAAATTGGTGATAGCTGATAACGTTGGTTGTGTACACGATTAAAAAAcagagataatataatatcttcaaTAGTTCAATCGTGGTTATGTACTCgtctaatataaatactgacGTATTTCGACATACGTACTATTATAACCCGAGTAaggacaaattaaaataacagtaaCACTAACACTTACACACTAACACTCAAACACTGTAATAACAGGTATTCTACAAAGATAGTACTATATTTCCGCAATATCCTATAGCCGCCGAGAGTTGTTGTACCTACGATACCCgcctacttaatattatagctattgATAAACGATTATtggtaattacaaattaattagtaCTTATTTAATCACACGTGTTTATGGTGTATCATTTGTCTTAACGACCctgttttatgaaataaatagtaaatggcgttttagaaatttttcaatttgttgtAGATGCCAGTTATACCACAACTCACTTCACTGTCCATGCCGTCCACGGGTCCCACGTCGATTCGTCAAAACAAGAGCGAAGCCTGAAGAAGTCAAGACTCTCAAGTGTTATGGTAATAGCAATtactaattatcaattattattaattaataatattatcgttttctGATATTTTGTGGACATAACGCGCGTTATCAGCTGCaggttatcaatttatcataatgttatattgtaatatatcttgATATTAGTAGCGAAGCGAAAGCCCACATTCAAACTGCGTTTTGCACCAATCACAGTCGACAATTCAGAAACATAATCTTGAACTTTTCttttttcgaataaaaaattattagaccCACTAGCTATTCACTAAATAGGTAGGTGTTTAGGCGGCACAGAATTGCAGAAGCAGTCCGCACTCCCGAAGCTCTCCATCTTACAACtcaaaataaacaaagatgattcaataatattcattcgTATCTTGAGAGTCACGTTTATTTGATAAGCTTCGAAATTCAGTagtacactaaaatattatttcggtacactttttatgttatgttataatattataatttatagtcagGTCCATCTCAGACTACAAACCAGCGTTTCACgatgaaatattacaaaatcgaAATTAACAAGACCGAATGGGAAGTACCCGATAGATACCAAATGCTCACTCCTGTTGGTCTTGGTGCCTACGGACAAGTTTGGTATTGAATatcaccaattttttttttctaattttcaacaaaccacatgatctatttttttttttacttgtattttttagttCAGCTGTTGATAATCAGACTGGGTTGAAAGTTGCCATCAAAAAGCTTGCCAGACCATTCCAGTCAGCAGTTCATGCTAAACGTACCTATCGAGAGCTTCGCATGTTAAAACATATGAACCATGAAAATGTATGtcctttttcaatattaatttataaattgttaagattatatttaacgtaaatatacttaagtcATAggcaatttttttgatttcaggGCATGGGacttgaaatgtattattgtaaagaaCCATGCtttgattattttagtaaCCAGTTAACCCCGATATCTGCTATCTGCTTATgatttcgttattattttatacactatgCATTTGTTGTCAAGTATATTCATTgagtattataactttaaaatactatacaattgGATAACTTTAttacatagtttaaatatttcatgtttttctttgtaattattatcttgAGACACCCAATATTTAACTGGAACaccaagtatttaatattaattataaacacaagCTTTTTTTTTCCAGCAGGATTTGGGATTTAAAgcatttgctttttttttgctttagtAGAATGCATAAAAgttatgtcatattattacaatttcaaacataaaatcttttttttgcttattttggtactaaaaaaaaaatgctttgattttacaatgatgttttttttttattttttttttttttatgcctgtaattatttatagtaaaactcAATGTTATGAGTGGTTTCTGgtagtaaattatatctagttactttaattatttttatttatttttgctatcTATTTTGTCTGCTTATGGAACAATAAAAGTATTCATCATTTCTAACAAAAACTATAAGGGATTtctagtatattaattattttgagctTTAATGTCAATGTAATGAATACAATAACATAGATTAGTCAATTTATGTTGCGTTGTTTGTttcttttttgatttttcatattCATAATCAGTAAAGTTGAGTTATTTGGAAATGCAGTTACATAActgaagtaatttataaagataaaaagaaAGATTTTGAATttgcttttttttcttatcttcatgtttaaaaattcttttttaaagtgcttataatgaagtttttatgtacttttttaaacacttattttgattattttaggtGCTTTAAGTCCTGAACTCTGTTTATTAGTAAGggaatattatgtcattaaaaaaatatttaaccaaaatattaaaattaattgtatattcttAATGTTTAGGTAATTGGATTATTAGATGTTTTCACACCtgcaaatactataaataattttaatcaattgtaagtttatgtataatttaaaacgtatgtattctttatatttaatttttttcttataggtATATGGTCACTCATTTAATGGGAGCTGACTTAAACAATATCATACGTACACAAAAATTGTCTGATGATCATGTTCAGTTTCTTGTTTACCAAATTTTACGAGGTTTGAAGTACATCCATTCTGCTGGAATAATCCATAGAGTATGTAAAATtggtttatatgttatatacaattGGTTATATCATTACtgatagtataaaatttatttaggaTTTAAAACCATCAAATATTGGCGTAAATGAAGATTGCgagctaaaaatattagattttggATTAGCAAGACCAACTGAAAGTGAAATGACTGGATATGTGGCTACCAGATGGTACAGAGCACCTGAGATAATGTTAAATTGGATGCATTATAATCAGACaggttaaatttatatacatatatattatatataatatatatattaaagcacataattatatgtattatcaacttattaagtttaaattgaaatgtatgtcttatctaataataaaaagtatgcgTATGCATATAATTTTGGGCAAAAAGAGGAAGTCATACCCACATAtattgtctctgtcttacaaacgtaagacatagcaaatttgcgttcagcagatttaattttatgctgttagctttaatattagagtcaatTTACTTAtcatcaaacttaaaggtaataatattattcagggCATCTCAtaagcttttattgatattttaatatttaagcgagttacgaacattttaaagttttaatattttacataactataattcacttaaaaattaaaatatcaataaaagtctATGGgatgccctagataatattattacctttaagtttaataataggtaaattgactaatattaaagcttatAACATAAACTTGattctgctgaacgcaaatttgctatgttttaCGTTTGTAAGACGGAAACAACACATGACGtccttttaattataataataacaatgatatcatatgataaagatatataaacacattatcttgttaatcattaatttaataagtttttcttGATACTAATAAGTCAAAAgtgcaaatataatttaattttaaaaataaatatttatgcttcttgtataaattattaattttatataattgtttatttttaattttagttgataTTTGGTCAGTAGGCTGTATTATGGCTGAACTTTTAACAGGAAGGACATTATTTCCTGGTACAGATCGTAtcctttttaaataagtttaaatcttctttactaatttactattaaagaaaatctaacatagaatatatttttcttataagatattaaagacatacaacaattaaatttgattttggaaATATTAGGCACTCCATCAAATGAACTGATGCAAAAGATATCCAGTGAATCGGTAAGTGTCacacaatatcatataaataagctTATAATCCTTAACAGCATATAAAATTAGATGTGGATCATTTAACACGTGTATTAGTTTTGTGTGGAACACCGTcccttgaatatttaaataaaattaaaagctcAGAGGTTTGTGTgtcttatatttgttatttatttggttGTGGTAGTGTTTGTTTAAATCAATATGTTGTATTgtaagtttttatatggtattttaggcaaaaaaatatatacagtctTTACCAGTAATGCTGAAAAAAGATTTTGCTGAAGTATTCAAAGGAGCTAATCCATTaggtaaaatttttatttaaaaatgattgtacaaattcttaataaattactttgcgAACAGCAATTAAATTGTTAGAAGAAATGTTGGAATTGGACGCTGATAAAAGAATGACTGCTGAAAAAGCACTTGCACACCCATACCTGGCACAATATGCTGATCCAACTGATGAACCAAATTCACCTCCATATGATCAAAGCTTTGAAGATATGGAATTAAATGTAGAAAAATGGAAAGgtgaaatattaattcttaatatttagtattattcattatttgagtttatttaaatacaaaattattaattttgtcgtACTGACATCAAAACACCTAAAAAATAcagattttcaacaaaaatgataaattattttatttttaaatgtttatgtatagcCGCTTAacgaattttgtaattaaaataatacaatatgtactaACTTATATTCTAAGAATAAGGTGTATgaattagataatttaatggtcatcaaaagttattatataccttatacatctctctacatattttaattaatattttttttattgcataacCTGAAATTCCTATTATTCCTTTATTAgcttttagtttatatatattatttttttaactttaattattgaatgttaatttatgaatGACATTTTTGTGTATACTTGAACATGTACTCATTTAAATTTGCCTATTGAAAgattttcacaaaaattatatttcagattaataaaataaataaatgttttaacatttatgttaTAGAACTTGTTTGGGAAGAAGTTGTAAGTTATGTTCCGTCCACACAATTAGAATCAACATAAGTCACTTCAGCACATTTTTGATgtcttgtataattatttttgcaaaCTATTGTGAAAAGAATGCTCAgctttattaaagttttattaatgtttataataattatatttgtagattaatattttgattattgttattgttaaataaattcatatgtatatgaatttaattaagatagtttagtatgtaattatttaccattaattatattttatatataaaatattttctaacatatttttaacacgcattgttttattctatgcaataattatatttttgttttcattttttaaataatacatgttttttatttcacattatattgttaaatatatttaagtacactTTACACataggttatttattaattatccaaATAAAAAGCAATACTTTATGtttcactttattaataaaaatcccAAATTTCGcagaatacatatttaaagtatctaacaaattgaaatcaaactattttacaatatttaaacaaatcacTTTGATGGAGGCCAGGTCCATTGGTCAGCATTTGGTTTGACAATTAACGATTCCCATGGTTTAAATGCCAACATCTGTCTAGACAAAACCAATTCATTTTCAGCCTGTACAATAAGTTCTTCAGCTTGTCCACAGtcaattttcttttcaaaatcTTCTACTGCTACAgtctaaatgaaaaatgagtaagttataaactttatttacaattatgcaATAATTGCAATACTTCTTGAACGATTTTGGCTCTATTGCTAATTATTTGCTCAGTATATTTTCGATACGCCGCGTCCTCTGGCATCTTACGCAAAGTTCGCAGAATCTTCCCGTATAACACTCCCAGAGTGTAGTGTGGACTTTTTGCTACATTAAGTCTCGTGAGACCGgttgtctaaaaaaaatattgacattcATTAATAACATGAAATACGACTAATCTACATGGGCACATTGCTGATATAagcattatagtattattaataattgtaatattgcatatttttataaaccacTTTAAAGCAGGTTCGAatgctaataattattaaaacgcaattgtttttaaaaacaatttaaacgcttaccttttttaagtatttataagacATTTTGAAGgacaatgaaaaaatgttcaacgagttagttttacaatttacCTTAACAGTTAACACTTTAtgggagtaaaaaaaaaagcaagtaAATCAGTGTATTATCACTTAGTATTATcacttatcaatttaaaaaactgataaaaaaaatacaagaccAGAGAATCAGCTgctatttcaaatttcaatatgctattatcattattattaattctgatAGTAACCCGTAACAACTACAGTTTAAGTGTGGTTTTtaagagtaattaataattattactctaTGATGTGGTTTAACTGTTTAAGTTATGACTTATGTACAGTGTTGTgatacgatttaaaatatactatatatatacctaacgtAAGatcacatatttattaattaataaattggtttgattaatattatttataacgttCTTCACTCTACTTATTTTATCTGCACATTTTtgcataatttcaaaattaattttgttcaagattcatataaaatcattaatattttgcttGTTATTGAAACTTATTAaatcatgtttattataaatggttaAAGTAATCTTAGTATCTTActaaattgttcataaataatataattattaaattattacataaatcataTCTCGCCGCTTATCGTAacgagtataaataaattgattgataAATCTATCCTAAATAGATCCATCTTGCAACcagcaaaattttaaataaattattgtattcatcATAATATCGTTCGGCCGTTTGGGACTTAAGGATTTAACTACAAAGCATAGGTTTTtaccataattaataattaatatatttctcacCACTTgccaattataatgattaatgaatttatcggcattaatacgtatttttttctgattttaatatcaacaatTAGCTTATAGATTTAAtcctattttaactatttgtaaatatatgtaattatatttataagttatttttaaaagttgtatatcgtttaaaaaatctttagtCCGACTTGTACagttgtacttattatttaatattatggatCATTTGGACCAAAGATCACAATTGGACGATTCAGACTTTACTACTATTGTGAATTCAATTCGttttcagtaataaaataataaaacagacctattcaaatatttttggtaattttttttataaaattaaaatcattgcaTTGtagttactattttttttacacatacaGTTGTATATATGACAGAATAGTGTATAATTTGCTgattatataatctaataatattatatagaaatctC
This sequence is a window from Rhopalosiphum maidis isolate BTI-1 chromosome 1, ASM367621v3, whole genome shotgun sequence. Protein-coding genes within it:
- the LOC113548140 gene encoding mitogen-activated protein kinase p38b-like isoform X4, yielding MKYYKIEINKTEWEVPDRYQMLTPVGLGAYGQVCSAVDNQTGLKVAIKKLARPFQSAVHAKRTYRELRMLKHMNHENVIGLLDVFTPANTINNFNQLYMVTHLMGADLNNIIRTQKLSDDHVQFLVYQILRGLKYIHSAGIIHRDLKPSNIGVNEDCELKILDFGLARPTESEMTGYVATRWYRAPEIMLNWMHYNQTVDIWSVGCIMAELLTGRTLFPGTDHIQQLNLILEILGTPSNELMQKISSESAKKYIQSLPVMLKKDFAEVFKGANPLAIKLLEEMLELDADKRMTAEKALAHPYLAQYADPTDEPNSPPYDQSFEDMELNVEKWKELVWEEVVSYVPSTQLEST
- the LOC113548140 gene encoding mitogen-activated protein kinase p38b-like isoform X2; the encoded protein is MYSSNINTDVFRHTYYYNPNASYTTTHFTVHAVHGSHVDSSKQERSLKKSRLSSVMSGPSQTTNQRFTMKYYKIEINKTEWEVPDRYQMLTPVGLGAYGQVCSAVDNQTGLKVAIKKLARPFQSAVHAKRTYRELRMLKHMNHENVIGLLDVFTPANTINNFNQLYMVTHLMGADLNNIIRTQKLSDDHVQFLVYQILRGLKYIHSAGIIHRDLKPSNIGVNEDCELKILDFGLARPTESEMTGYVATRWYRAPEIMLNWMHYNQTVDIWSVGCIMAELLTGRTLFPGTDHVDHLTRVLVLCGTPSLEYLNKIKSSEAKKYIQSLPVMLKKDFAEVFKGANPLAIKLLEEMLELDADKRMTAEKALAHPYLAQYADPTDEPNSPPYDQSFEDMELNVEKWKELVWEEVVSYVPSTQLEST
- the LOC113548141 gene encoding NADH dehydrogenase [ubiquinone] 1 alpha subcomplex subunit 5, whose translation is MSYKYLKKTTGLTRLNVAKSPHYTLGVLYGKILRTLRKMPEDAAYRKYTEQIISNRAKIVQETVAVEDFEKKIDCGQAEELIVQAENELVLSRQMLAFKPWESLIVKPNADQWTWPPSK
- the LOC113548140 gene encoding mitogen-activated protein kinase p38b-like isoform X1 is translated as MYSSNINTDVFRHTYYYNPNASYTTTHFTVHAVHGSHVDSSKQERSLKKSRLSSVMSGPSQTTNQRFTMKYYKIEINKTEWEVPDRYQMLTPVGLGAYGQVCSAVDNQTGLKVAIKKLARPFQSAVHAKRTYRELRMLKHMNHENVIGLLDVFTPANTINNFNQLYMVTHLMGADLNNIIRTQKLSDDHVQFLVYQILRGLKYIHSAGIIHRDLKPSNIGVNEDCELKILDFGLARPTESEMTGYVATRWYRAPEIMLNWMHYNQTVDIWSVGCIMAELLTGRTLFPGTDHIQQLNLILEILGTPSNELMQKISSESAKKYIQSLPVMLKKDFAEVFKGANPLAIKLLEEMLELDADKRMTAEKALAHPYLAQYADPTDEPNSPPYDQSFEDMELNVEKWKELVWEEVVSYVPSTQLEST
- the LOC113548140 gene encoding mitogen-activated protein kinase p38b-like isoform X3; this translates as MSGPSQTTNQRFTMKYYKIEINKTEWEVPDRYQMLTPVGLGAYGQVCSAVDNQTGLKVAIKKLARPFQSAVHAKRTYRELRMLKHMNHENVIGLLDVFTPANTINNFNQLYMVTHLMGADLNNIIRTQKLSDDHVQFLVYQILRGLKYIHSAGIIHRDLKPSNIGVNEDCELKILDFGLARPTESEMTGYVATRWYRAPEIMLNWMHYNQTVDIWSVGCIMAELLTGRTLFPGTDHIQQLNLILEILGTPSNELMQKISSESAKKYIQSLPVMLKKDFAEVFKGANPLAIKLLEEMLELDADKRMTAEKALAHPYLAQYADPTDEPNSPPYDQSFEDMELNVEKWKELVWEEVVSYVPSTQLEST